The genomic interval CGGGTGCAGCCAACGGCGCCAGCTGCTCGGCGATCATCTTGCCGCGTTGCAGCAACTGGGTACGCAGGTCGTTCTGTTGCAGCCAGGTAAAGTAACTGCCGAGCACCAGGGCCATCAGAGCGGCCGGCAGCAGGGCCAGCAGCAGGACCCGGCTGCGGATTCCCAAACGATCGAGCACACTCGCCTCCTGTCATGTGCCTGGACGCCGTCAAGCGATGACGGCCAAGCCGGGAAGTTACTCCGCCTGCAGCGCTATTGCACCTCTTTAGTCGCTGTTTTGCACCATTGCCGGGGCATTGGTCACAGGGCGGTTGCCTGGCGGGTATTGGATGCTCAATAATCGCGCAATTGAGAATGCATGGCAGTTGCCAATGAATCCTGTAGCTATTTACAACTCCAACATCCTCGCCATCGAGGACGACCCGGTTCTGGGTGCCTATCTCCACGAAGAGCTGCAACGCGGCGGCTTCCAGGTAACCTGGTGCCGAAATGGGCTGGAGGGGCTGGAAACGGCGGGTCGCCAGGTTTTCGATGTGGTGCTCATGGATATTTTGCTGCCCGGGTTGAACGGCCTGGATGCCTTGGCGCAATTGCGCAAGCGCAGCGCGACGCCGGTGATCCTGATGTCGGCGCTAGGTGCCGAGGCTGACCGCATCAGCGGCTTCCAGCGCGGGGCCGACGATTACCTACCCAAGCCGTTCAGCATGGCCGAGCTGCAGGTGCGCATCGAGGCAATCTTGCGCCGGGTGGCGCTGGAGCGCCGTCACCAAGCCCCGCTGGAGCATGCCGCCTGCGGCGAGCTGCAGTTTGACGAGGGCTTGTGTGACGTACGCCTGGACGGTCGCCTGGCGGGCCTGACCCCCAGTGAATACCGCCTGTTCGACATCCTGAACCGCAACTTCGATGATGTCCTGAGCAAGCCATTCCTGTACCAGCAGGTGTTGCAGCGTGGCTATTCGCGGCATGACCGCAGCCTGGACATGCACGTCAGCCAGATCCGCCGCAAGCTCAAGGGCATTGGCTATCACGAACGGCAGATCCGAACCGTGTGGGGCAAGGGTTATGTCCTCAGCGCCAGCGAGGCGGAGTGATCCCCCATGCTTGACCGCCATTCGCTGTTCTGGAAACTGGCCATCCTGCTGGTGGGCTTCTGCCTGCTGATGATCGGCCTCAGTTACACCTGGGGCCGGCACATGGAAATCCAGAATGCCTTCCTCTCGGAGCCGGCGCGGCAGGTGTTGCGTGGCTATGCCGGCGAGGCTGAACAGGCCTGGCGCAGCGGCGGCCGGGCAGGGCTTGACCAGTGGGTGGCGACGATGCACCAGCGCGAACGGGGCTGGGTTGGCGTGCTCGATATCAACCTGAGGCCGCTCGACAGCGCCACCCTCGACCCGCAGATCATGCAGCGGCTGACGCGCCTGCGGGGTGTCGACTGGCCGATGAGCCGGCGCAGCGTCGACCAGCCGTGGGTACGTATACCGTTCCCGGGGGCGCCTGAGCAGGGCATGGTGGTGATCGAACTGCCACAGCGGTTCAATCCGGACCAGTACCGGTTGCTGTGGCGCATCGTCACCAACGGCGTCATCCCTGGCCTGTTCACCTTGCTGTTGTGCGTGGGCCTGTACCGCATGTTGATCGTGCCGCTGAATCAGCTTCGCGAGCAGGCCAATGCCTGGCGCGCCGATCAGTTATCGGCTCGCCTCGACTCGCGCACTATCGCACGCCATGACGAGCTGGGCGAACTGGCCCGCGCCTTTGACCAGATGGCCGAGCGCCTGCAGGGCACGGTGGCCATGCAGCAGCAGTTGCTGCGCGACCTGTCCCACGAAATGCGCACACCGCTGAGCCGCTTGCGGGTGGCATGCGACGGCGAAACCGACCTGCAGCGCCTGCGCGAACGCCTGACCCGCGAAGTGGACTGCATGCAGCAGTTGGTGGAGGACACCCTGCAGTTGGCCTGGCAGGACGCCGAACGTGCGCCGATGAACCTGGAGCCCATCGAAGTCCACGCGCTTTGGGAACTGCTGGCAGAGAATGCCAGCTACGAAAGCGGCTGGTCTCCCGCGCGCCTGCGCTGCGAAGTACCGGCCGACTGTTGGGTGCAGGGCAACCTCAACCACTTGGCCCAGGCACTGGAAAACATCTTGCGCAACGCCATTCGTCACTCGCCGGCCGAGGGGGTGGTGCGGCTGGGTGGTCAGCCCGAAGGCAGTTATTGGCGGCTGTGGCTGGAGGACGAGGGCGGCGGTGTGGCTGAAGAAGACCTGGAGCGGATCTTCGCCCCGTTCTCGCGGCTGGACGGTTCTCGGCCAGGGGATGGGGGGTTCGGCCTGGGCTTGAGCATCGCCCGCAGTGCCATTCAGCGCCAAGGCGGCACTTTGTGGGCGCAGAATGGCAAGCGTGGGCTGCGGCTGTGGATGAGGTTGCCGTTACATGCGCCGGCCCCTTCGCAGGTAAACCCGCTCCCACAGGGTCACCACTACTCTTGAGGCCAGTGGAGTACCTGTGGGAGCGAGTTTACCCGCGAAGAAGCCCGCACAGGTCCGCGTTATAGCTTGTAGCTATATACACCACAGATTGCGTGATATGGCCGCGAAGGGTTTGCCGGTATGATAGGCGCCCCTGCCGTCCGGATTGTGAAATACACCATGACCTTGCAGTACCCAACCATCGCCGATTGCGTCGGCAATACGCCCCTGGTTCGCCTGCAGCGCATTGCTGGTGAAACCAGCAACACCCTCCTGCTCAAGCTCGAAGGTAACAATCCTGCCGGCTCGGTGAAGGACCGCCCGGCGCTGTCGATGATCACCCGCGCCGAATTGCGTGGCCAGATCAAGCCCGGCGACACCCTGATCGAAGCCACGTCCGGCAATACCGGCATTGCCCTGGCAATGGCGGCGGCGATCAAGGGCTACAAGATGATTCTGATCATGCCCGACAACTCCACCGCCGAGCGCAAGGCCGCCATGACCGCCTACGGCGCCGAGCTGATCCTGGTGACCAAGGAGGAGGGTATGGAAGGCGCCCGCGA from Pseudomonas fortuita carries:
- a CDS encoding response regulator transcription factor; this encodes MNPVAIYNSNILAIEDDPVLGAYLHEELQRGGFQVTWCRNGLEGLETAGRQVFDVVLMDILLPGLNGLDALAQLRKRSATPVILMSALGAEADRISGFQRGADDYLPKPFSMAELQVRIEAILRRVALERRHQAPLEHAACGELQFDEGLCDVRLDGRLAGLTPSEYRLFDILNRNFDDVLSKPFLYQQVLQRGYSRHDRSLDMHVSQIRRKLKGIGYHERQIRTVWGKGYVLSASEAE
- a CDS encoding sensor histidine kinase — its product is MLDRHSLFWKLAILLVGFCLLMIGLSYTWGRHMEIQNAFLSEPARQVLRGYAGEAEQAWRSGGRAGLDQWVATMHQRERGWVGVLDINLRPLDSATLDPQIMQRLTRLRGVDWPMSRRSVDQPWVRIPFPGAPEQGMVVIELPQRFNPDQYRLLWRIVTNGVIPGLFTLLLCVGLYRMLIVPLNQLREQANAWRADQLSARLDSRTIARHDELGELARAFDQMAERLQGTVAMQQQLLRDLSHEMRTPLSRLRVACDGETDLQRLRERLTREVDCMQQLVEDTLQLAWQDAERAPMNLEPIEVHALWELLAENASYESGWSPARLRCEVPADCWVQGNLNHLAQALENILRNAIRHSPAEGVVRLGGQPEGSYWRLWLEDEGGGVAEEDLERIFAPFSRLDGSRPGDGGFGLGLSIARSAIQRQGGTLWAQNGKRGLRLWMRLPLHAPAPSQVNPLPQGHHYS